A single Anopheles arabiensis isolate DONGOLA chromosome 2, AaraD3, whole genome shotgun sequence DNA region contains:
- the LOC120898779 gene encoding uncharacterized protein LOC120898779 yields MSKETMIIFVYDLTKKVENDDPTGSIIYFHPMWVSELQKKSLCGQLMGSTYFLGETLSTVRFISLQNGKFALRSHGRFMLAVGSDRNIAESILEYRASLLSSLIELYHGDFNTLYNVYVEKEQKNGFNEKVFCLMESTLPLLQFNGNILQNMPLLRLPKCASNVYLESNQILQSFLQNKGVLGGSIFYHNKVLASQLPTNLTKMFVYSDPYRMKLAEMIAVTFHVPNGVSLISAYITKRDYTQLIDATKNIPIYFNNCATAAPPTGPVPFAIKKKLIPSKELGGTVSGFPMLKSDKSIIFSNIPEEETVGADGGLCEQTQSKKSFSTVSRPTFLPLKFKNLTSRDIIDSGVNSINFDESDSFPNFIGKTSVCSTPLTENKIVPNRNMMSICVTQDQPSAPPAEENDNIGVEEEKPPIAVEANGRSSLKYFNARKYSILNNPFMMPKHIRCSSMSNLTEQESNESEENSPAEGTGGVERHIKNMRQFKFSNNYDPAKTISDPLYPLVDQRKRAMSYSLFQDFERSRNERIAELVEQEAKQEPKGNDKCNQVTQQQSSAIDDRVPTVGAVSTTVRKVELPLSENPELVKGATTPKDRRALSLPIKSFNLNDDAPSTARAGGTNGGTSSGQELFTRRKSTLELTPLMTKLTVLALNDTESSGVSSWDTTPGCSYNMAISPQDYIPQRRKSQDISVSVAPPLGVLAGDENALVKVDLFVCVQQNMTLILVMQEKNCKNQRLVQTLFESCVSKFLRIENDIQLAMNINVDGFDKTDGYSLIALDSDWDVAKKNGPWNALEMQTAESLHTHFKKSNIVTEVTLKSQETVLYGYQCGMRELFYTQAANAQGGLPPPQDVMGSVPLCAKRRIERDHFALLL; encoded by the exons ATGTCGAA GGAAACGATGATAATCTTTGTTTACGACCTTACTAAGAAGGTGGAGAATGACGACCCGACGGGCTCCATTATTTACTTCCACCCGATGTGGGTATCGGAACTGCAGAAAAAGTCGCTCTGTGGCCAGCTGATG GGATCAACATATTTTCTTGGTGAAACCTTATCGACAGTTCGATTTATTTCACTACAGAATGGCAAATTCGCGTTACGGTCGCATGGACGTTTCATGCTG GCGGTGGGATCAGATCGTAACATAGCGGAGTCGATTTTAGAATACAGAGCCAGTCTGTTGTCTTCACTGATAGAGCTTTATCATGGTGATTTTAATACCCTCTACAATGTTTACGTGGAGAAGGAGCAGAAGAACGGATTCAACGagaaagtgttttgtttgatggaGTCCACTTTGCCATTGCTGCAATTCAATGGTAATATTTTGCAGAATATGCCTCTCCTCCGGCTACCAAAG TGTGCGAGTAATGTGTATCTGGAGTCCAACCAAATACTTCAAAGTTTCCTGCAAAACAAGGGAGTGCTGGGAGGGTCCATCTTTTACCACAACAA AGTATTGGCTTCACAGTTGCCGACGAATTTGACGAAAATGTTCGTGTATTCCGACCCTTATCGGATGAAACTCGCTGAAATGATAGCAGTAACGTTCCATGTGCCAAACGGCGTTAGCCTCATCAGTGCGTACATAACTAAGCGTGACTACACGCAACTCATCGACGCTACCAAAAACATTCCgatttatttcaataattgtGCCACTGCGGCTCCACCCACCGGGCCGGTACCGTTTGCCATCAAGAAGAAGCTCATTCCATCGAAAGAGCTCGGCGGCACCGTATCTGGCTTTCCGATGCTTAAGTCGGACAAATCGATCATCTTTTCAAACATTCCCGAGGAAGAGACGGTCGGTGCGGATGGCGGACTCTGTGAGCaaacgcaaagcaaaaaatcgtTCAGCACCGTATCTCGGCCAACATTTCTCCCGCTGAAGTTTAAAAATCTAACGTCTAGAGACATAATCGACTCTGGAGTGAATTCCATAAATTTCGACGAATCGGATAGCTTTCCGAACTTTATAGGTAAAACCAGTGTATGTTCAACACCGCTGACTGAGAACAAGATTGTGCCAAACAGGAACATGATGTCGATATGCGTTACCCAGGATCAGCCTTCTGCGCCTCCAGCGGAAGAAAATGACAATATCGGcgttgaagaagaaaagcCGCCAATAGCCGTGGAAGCGAATGGCCGCAGtagtttaaaatatttcaacgcGCGAAAGTACAGTATCCTTAACAATCCCTTCATGATGCCGAAACACATTCGTTGTTCGTCAATGTCGAACTTGACCGAACAAGAAAGTAACGAATCGGAAGAAAACTCCCCAGCAGAAGGAACTGGTGGTGTTGAGAGACACATTAAAAATATGCGTCAATTTAAGTTTTCCAACAACTATGACCCGGCAAAAACTATCAGCGATCCGCTTTACCCTCTCGTTGATCAGCGGAAAAGAGCAATGTCCTATAGTTTGTTCCAAGATTTCGAGCGATCTCGCAACGAGCGCATCGCCGAACTAGTCGAACAGGAAGCGAAACAGGAACCGAAAGGCAACGATAAGTGCAATCAAGTCACACAGCAGCAGTCGTCTGCGATAGACGATCGAGTGCCGACTGTTGGTGCGGTTTCTACTACAGTTCGAAAAGTTGAGCTACCGCTATCGGAAAATCCCGAGCTAGTCAAGGGCGCTACAACACCGAAGGATCGGCGTGCACTCAGTTTGCCAATCAAATCGTTTAATCTCAATGATGATGCCCCATCCACCGCACGAGCAGGTGGCACGAATGGTGGCACAAGCAGTGGCCAGGAACTGTTTACGCGCCGCAAAAGTACACTGGAATTGACGCCGCTGATGACTAAGCTAACCGTACTGGCTCTGAATGACACCGAATCGAGCGGTGTATCCAGCTGGGACACAACGCCGGGATGCAGTTACAATATGGCCATCTCGCCGCAGGATTATATTCCGCAACGTAGGAAATCGCAGGACATATCAGTGTCTGTAGCACCGCCGCTCGGTGTGCTAGCAGGTGACGAAAATGCTCTAGTCAAGGTAGATTTGTTCGTTTGCGTGCAACAGAACATGACGTTGATACTAGTCATGCAGGAGAAAAACTGTAAAAATCAACGCCTTGTGCAAACTCTG TTTGAATCTTGCGTATCAAAGTTTCTGAGGATTGAAAACGATATTCAGCTTGCAATGAATATCAACGTGGACGGGTTCGACAAGACCGATGGCTACAGCTTGATTGCACTAGATTCGGATTGGGATGTGGCGAAAAAGAATGGACCTTGGAATGCTTTAGAGATGCAGACTGCAGAATCTCTGCATACACACTTCAAGAAGAGCAACATTGTAACCGAAGTCACCCTAAA ATCGCAGGAAACGGTTCTGTATGGGTATCAGTGTGGCATGCGCGAACTTTTCTATACCCAAGCCGCAAACGCCCAAGGGGGTCTACCTCCACCCCAAGATGTAATGGGGTCAGTGCCGCTCTGTGCCAAGCGCCGCATCGAACGTGACCattttgcgctgctgctgtaa
- the LOC120898780 gene encoding centromere/kinetochore protein zw10 has product MEKMEQIQLENVTFNVPEVLSCISKYQEHVRDIVNSNYVDFLSINHDVLDDLKSLETDIKELIASTSQLTVDKSNVAWNDLRNYQRDLEEGIRGYKIARKLLSIHDLFESLNLSGNGYEKTAHILTKIKTMLDELDDPVLEELHFFQGLILRHETEYDKLLNDLDVTFNKLVQLQQRSYQNTKSVTIRIHKDENLLYQVVVTQLKTQHNFKSVCQFLLENVFAPVIVKPVSLICDEKSNEQSVLIQLSYQLSVGEDLRPGYKTVLSNVMQIFYNLSNMNIVVSDDECLFKVLARQMKKRLCSLLMEQCLDRDIPDTIEGMKESSMVKDVCEFNAFLKTTNFVDGENDDLLEEYANSIETIHQKKLCDNVLDTAVQIMKHESHEMVLIEDHEYQFVGSTSARLSSCMVTRTVVDLKKFLDKVLAEALANGGAAERFIQTIATILERYMVDVPMANEKLLFKIPQQSALFRNDCTYLNYWLQKNDDKLKDHSSFATISEALKACGEDIFQHQLNTQRTQMMQALNGFKLSIHLVELGTEQQRAVRQCVRQFELLKNVWQTVLPESVYKQSLSGLVDQFLREIMKRIQNLEDITTAIGNGLVLLIDIITETLPNLFKEPSEIHQLVKQWTKLLQLRQILCGSLVEITELWAEGKGPLTMCFSAEEIKHMVRALFQNTKQRQACIASIV; this is encoded by the exons atggaaaaaatggaacaaattcAGCTAGAAAATGTAACCTTCAACGTGCCGGAAGTGTTGTCTTGCATTAGCAAATACCAGGAGCATGTGCGAGACATTGTAAATTCCAACTACGTAGACTTCCTGTCGATCAATCACGATGTGTTGGATGACCTGAAATCGCTAGAGACGGATATAAAGGAACTCATCGCTTCGACCAGCCAACTAACGGTGGACAAGTCCAATGTAGCCTGGAACGATCTGCGAAACTACCAACGCGATCTCGAAGAGGGCATACGGGGCTACAAGATTGCCCGCAAGTTGCTTTCAATTCACGACCTGTTTGAGAGCTTGAATCTTTCTGGAAACGGATACGAGAAGACAGCCCACATCCTGACCAAGATCAAAACGATGCTGGATGAGCTGGACGATCCTGTGTTGGAAGAGCTACATTTCTTCCAGGGTCTGATTCTACGCCATGAAACGGAATACGATAAGCTCCTGAACGATCTGGATGTCACTTTCAACAAGCTGGTTCAGTTGCAGCAACGTTCTTACCAAAATACCAAATCGGTGACGATACGCATTCATAAGGATGAAAACTTACTGTATCAAGTGGTAGTAACGCAGCTGAAAACTCAACACAATTTCAAGTCGGTCTGTCAATTTCTATTGGAAAACGTTTTTGCTCCGGTTATTGTGAAACCTGTTTCACTGATTTGTGATGAAAAATCGAATGAGCAAAGCGTATTAATTCAACTCTCCTACCAGCTGTCGGTGGGAGAAGATCTACGCCCCGGCTACAAGACCGTTCTGTCGAATGTAATGCAAATCTTTTACAATCTTAGCAACATGAACATCGTAGTGTCGGACGACGAATGTTTGTTCAAGGTGCTCGCCCGGCAGATGAAAAAGAGGCTGTGTTCCTTGCTGATGGAGCAATGTCTGGATCGCGACATCCCCGACACTATTGAAGGAATGAAGGAATCTTCCATGGTGAAGGACGTATGCGAGTTCAATGCGTTCCTAAAAACGACCAACTTTGTAGATGGCGAAAATGACGATTTACTGGAGGAATACGCCAATTCGATCGAAACAATTCACCAGAAAAAGCTTTGCGACAATGTGCTGGACACGGCTGtacaaataatgaaacatgAGAGCCATGAAATGGTGCTAATCGAAGATCACGAGTACCAGTTCGTCGGCAGTACTTCGGCCCGCCTCTCAAGCTGCATGGTAACGCGTACGGTGGTGGATCTGAAGAAATTTTTAGACAAGGTGCTTGCGGAAGCATTGGCTAACGGTGGAGCGGCGGAACGGTTCATTCAAACGATAGCCACCATTCTGGAACGCTATATGGTAGACGTACCAATGGCAAATGAAAAGTTGCTCTTCAAGATTCCTCAACAGTCGGCCCTGTTCCGAAATGATTGTACGTACTTGAATTATTGGCTCCAGAAAAATGACGACAAACTGAAGGATCACTCCTCATTTGCAACCATTTCGGAGGCTTTGAAGGCCTGCGGAGAAGATATATTCCAGCATCAGCTAAATACCCAACGCACACAAATGATGCAAGCATTGAACGGATTTA AACTTTCCATACATTTGGTAGAGCTTGGCACCGAACAGCAACGAGCCGTCCGGCAGTGTGTTCGTCAATTCGAGCTGCTGAAAAATGTGTGGCAAACTGTGTTGCCCGAATCCGTGTACAAACAGAGCTTGTCGGGATTGGTGGACCAGTTCTTAAGAGAAATCATGAAAAGAATTCAAAACCTCGAAGACATTACAACCGCTATTGGTAATGGATTGGTGCTGCTTATCGACATCATAACAGAGACGTTACCGAACCTGTTTAAG GAACCTAGCGAGATTCACCAGCTCGTCAAACAGTGGACAAAGTTGCTGCAACTGCGACAAATATTGTGTGGCTCACTGGTAGAAATCACGGAGTTGTGGGCCGAAGGCAAAGGTCCCCTTACAATGTGTTTCAGCGCGGAAGAAATCAAACATATGGTTCGAGCCCTGTTTCAGAATACTAAACAGCGTCAGGCTTGCATTGCTTCCATCGTTTAG
- the LOC120898782 gene encoding phosducin-like protein has translation MATLDDKLLGEKIHNYCSSSEDEAGDDECDSSEASGTGKGSGKQGSSSKSGFRREADIEPSSLSQNKTHWTGTAGNTGPKGVIQDWQRFKQLEAERREQDEMEKVRLLKKLSITARTKEEDKAAEAMNELDAEFQELMDEDFLLEYQRKRMAEMLAMMDKKGCFGELIHLKDGGEFLQAVDKEDKNATVVIHIYREKYDPCIKMNEALSKLAKEYTNVKFCKFISSDAGLSNLFKTSGVPALLIYKGGQMIGNFVKLVDDLSDEFDFADVESFLVENGIINDKSCKPTIFEQK, from the coding sequence ATGGCAACGCTAGACGACAAGCTGTTGGGTGAAAAGATACACAActattgcagcagcagcgaagaTGAGGCCGGAGACGATGAATGTGATTCGAGCGAGGCTTCCGGTACGGGGAAGGGCTCCGGTAAGCAGGGCTCATCATCGAAATCCGGATTTCGCCGAGAAGCCGATATTGAGCCCAGCTCGTTGTCGCAGAACAAGACTCACTGGACAGGTACGGCGGGCAATACGGGTCCGAAGGGTGTGATACAAGATTGGCAGAGGTTCAAACAACTAGAGGCCGAACGGCGAGAGCAGGATGAAATGGAAAAGGTGCGCTTGCTTAAGAAGCTCAGCATTACCGCACGCACCAAGGAAGAGGACAAGGCGGCCGAAGCAATGAACGAGCTGGACGCCGAGTTCCAGGAGCTAATGGATGAGGATTTTCTGCTTGAGTATCAGCGGAAGCGGATGGCCGAGATGCTTGCGATGATGGACAAAAAGGGTTGCTTCGGGGAATTGATCCACCTGAAGGATGGTGGCGAATTCTTGCAGGCCGTCGATAAGGAAGATAAAAACGCGACCGTTGTCATACATATCTACCGTGAAAAGTATGATCCATGCATCAAGATGAACGAAGCCCTGAGCAAACTAGCGAAGGAGTACACGAACGTAAAGTTCTGTAAATTCATTAGCAGCGATGCTGGGTTGAGCAATTTGTTCAAAACATCCGGCGTTCCTGCACTGCTGATTTACAAAGGAGGACAGATGATCGGTAATTTTGTAAAGCTGGTCGACGATCTGAGCGATGAGTTTGATTTTGCCGACGTTGAGAGCTTTCTGGTGGAGAATGGAATCATCAATGACAAATCCTGCAAACCGACCATCTTTGAGCAAAAGTAG
- the LOC120898784 gene encoding cytoplasmic phosphatidylinositol transfer protein 1: protein MVLIKEYRICMPLTVEEYKIGQLYMIARHSLEQSDDGEGVEVIENKECFDPEHGKGQYTEKRIHLSSRLPYWLQAVCPKVFYVIEKGWNYYPYTVTEYTCSFIPKLHIRILTRFEDNAGSSENCLNLPEETLANRIVDHVDIAFEEPSEKHYKKEEDPKFFKSRITGRGPLVEGWRQTDEPMMCSYKLVEASFEVWGLQTRVEDFIQKCIRDVLLLGHRQAFAWIDEWHGMSIDDVRMYEKDKQTEANDKLRQSLPPALATDKPQETT, encoded by the exons ATGGTGCTCATTAAAGAATATCGAATATGCATGCCACTGACCGTGGAGGAA tataaaattgGTCAGCTCTATATGATAGCGCGCCACAGCCTCGAGCAATCGGATGATGGAGAAGGAGTGGAGGTGATTGAAAATAAGGAATGTTTTGATCCCGAACACGGCAAAGGGCAGTACACCGAGAAACGGATACACTTGTCCAG CCGTCTCCCATACTGGCTGCAGGCTGTTTGCCCTAAGGTATTTTATGTTATTGAGAAGGGCTGGAACTACTATCCGTACACGGTGACAG aATATACA TGCTCGTTTATACCAAAATTACATATTCGTATCCTGACGCGGTTTGAAGACAATGCTGGTAGTTCGGAAAAC TGCTTGAATCTGCCAGAAGAAACTTTGGCAAATCGGATAGTTGATCATGTAGACATTGCGTTTGAAGAGCCATCTGAAAAGCACTACAAAAAAGAGGAGGATCCCAAATTCTTCAAATCCCGCATCACCGGACGCGGACCGCTCGTAGAGGGCTGGCGTCAAACTGATGAGCCCATGATGTGTTCCTACAAATTGGTCGAAGCTTCCTTCGAAGTTTGGGGACTCCAGACAAGGGTTGAAGACTTCATTCAAAAG TGCATCCGGGACGTACTTCTACTGGGGCACAGACAAGCGTTCGCTTGGATCGATGAGTGGCATGGAATGAGCATTGACGACGTACGCATGTATGAGAAAGATAAACAGACGGAAGCGAATGATAAGCTGCGACAATCGTTACCTCCTGCACTGGCAACTGATAAGCCCCAGGAGACCACTTAG
- the LOC120898781 gene encoding CAAX prenyl protease 1 homolog, translating to MWDPSETTLYSMMMFLFMETILEMYLTRRQISVYKQCKTVPRELQHVMNGDTFEKARVYGLDKAHYGMFKMIVCDIVILQLELYFGFMAMVWARSVEIAENIGLNPKSEIQVGCLFALILNIIGIFKEMPFKIYGTFVLEEKHGFNKQTAGFFVKDQIKTFVVAQALTIPVAAAFIYIVQIGGQYFFIWLWAFVAVVSLVLITIYPVYIAPIFDKFRPLEDGELKKSIHDLASSVKFPLGQLFVVEGSKRSAHSNAYFTGLFGVKRIVLFDTLLVNKGLPADDPSLSESDKGKGCKNEEVLAVLAHELGHWKLGHVAKNIVIIQLQMFLIFLAFSKLFTYGPLYEAVGLPAGEKPILIGFMVIVMYVLAPYNTMISLAMTIMSRRFEYQADGFAQELGYADELGNALIKLQLDNLGFPVYDWMYSAWNHSHPTVLQRLERLKSLNKEGHKSKTQ from the exons ATGTGGGATCCTTCGGAGACTACCTTGTATTCCATGATGATGTTCTTGTTTATGGAAACGATCCTGGAGATGTATTTGACGAGGCGCCAG ATAAGTGTTTATAAACAATGTAAGACCGTCCCGAGAGAGCTTCAACATGTGATGAATGGCGACACATTCGAAAAGGCTCGTGTCTACGGATTGGATAAGGCTCACTACGGAATGTTCAAAATGATAGTATGCGATATCGTCATACTACAGCTAGAGCTGTACTTTGGTTTCATGGCCATGGTATGGGCTCGATCAGTTGAAATAGCCGAAAATATAGGGCTAAATCCAAAAAGTGAGATTCAGGTGGGATGCCTTTTTGCCCTGATACTTAACATTATTGGCATATTTAAGGAAATGCCGTTCAAAATTTATGGTACCTTCGTGCTTGAGGAAAAGCACGGcttcaacaaacaaacagccggATTCTTCGTGAAAGATCAAATTAAAACTTTCGTTGTTGCCCAAGCACTGACCATTCCCGTGGCCGCTGCTTTCATATACATTGTTCAAATCGGAGGACAGTACTTCTTCATTTGGTTATGGGCGTTTGTGGCGGTCGTATCGCTAGTACTCATTACCATCTATCCGGTGTACATTGCCCCAATATTTGACAAGTTCCGTCCCCTGGAAGACGGAGAGCTTAAAAAGAGCATTCACGATCTGGCAAGCAGTGTGAAATTTCCTTTGGGCCAACTTTTTGTCGTCGAAGGTTCAAAGCGTTCTGCGCATAGTAACGCTTACTTTACCGGATTGTTTGGAGTGAAACGTATCGTACTCTTTGATACGCTCCTGGTCAACAAAGGATTGCCTGCAGACGACCCTTCGCTTTCCGAGAGCGATAAGGGCAAGGGTTGCAAGAATGAGGAAGTATTAGCTGTACTGGCACATGAACTGGGCCACTGGAAGCTGGGACACGTTGCCAAAAATATTGTGATTATACAGCTGCAGATGTTCCTGATTTTCCTCGCGTTTTCAAAACTGTTCACTTATGGTCCGCTTTATGAAGCAGTCGGATTACCTGCAGGCGAAAAACCCATACTGATAGGATTCATGGTAATTGTGATGTATGTCCTAGCCCCCTATAATACAATGATCTCGCTCGCCATGACCATCATGTCCAGAAGATTCGAATATCAAGCAGATGGTTTTGCCCAAGAGCTTGGATATGCTGACGAATTGGGCAATGCGCTTATCAAACTGCAACTGGACAACCTTGGGTTTCCGGTGTACGATTGGATGTACTCGGCATGGAATCATTCCCATCCAACTGTGCTCCAGCGCCTTGAACGGTTGAAAAGCTTGAACAAAGAAGGACACAAATCTAAAACCCAATAA